In the bacterium genome, one interval contains:
- a CDS encoding glycosyltransferase family 2 protein, protein MADAETAAAADAVPGAVAPVRYGAGFDEPAPGPDGTPTRWADTGARAAVRVAGVPTHVGVEVWVPGRRGSQAVVRLFAGDAEVGRHRDFGPYVEGCFRVPAARWQILELPLRASPPIDSTLAVEVWIDHPRRLRLPGRRARRAAVRRVWLRGARLRAADVVIVVLNWRQPEATIACLESLAAADLDGARTLVVDNGSADGSVERIRARFPEQWIVALPRNEGYAGGNNAGIAAALAAGAQGVLLLNNDAQVAPDFLTFLLWAVNADRAIAGVSSAILRADHPEMLDVAWLELYWGHGIVRRLGVNALPGAGFAQRREVDAAVGCCLLMTREALQAIGPLDDAYFAYHEEVDWCLRARRAGYRLCYEPLARVFHGGSKSTERFDQPRRVPRRRKAELNRPMPLSWNPVRTYLGARNTVRFVRKNGGWRERLYFALSSAYNVPLEYLAMLMREEEALKIGAFGFRRALALHCLDDGDRPPLAGLARGLRAGARLLALPAWLGREAWRAHREGRDAQVVELVRGLRDGVLDRPLPLRRLGLR, encoded by the coding sequence GTGGCCGACGCCGAGACCGCCGCTGCCGCCGACGCCGTCCCCGGCGCCGTTGCGCCGGTGCGCTACGGCGCCGGCTTCGACGAGCCGGCGCCGGGGCCGGACGGGACGCCGACGCGCTGGGCGGACACCGGCGCCCGCGCCGCGGTGCGGGTGGCGGGCGTCCCGACCCACGTCGGGGTCGAGGTCTGGGTCCCGGGACGCCGCGGATCGCAGGCGGTCGTCCGCCTGTTCGCCGGCGATGCCGAGGTCGGCCGGCACCGCGACTTCGGCCCCTACGTCGAGGGCTGCTTCCGGGTGCCGGCCGCCCGCTGGCAGATCCTCGAGCTGCCGCTGCGCGCCTCGCCGCCGATCGACAGCACGCTCGCCGTCGAGGTGTGGATCGACCACCCGCGGCGCCTGCGCCTGCCCGGGCGGCGCGCCCGCCGCGCCGCGGTCCGCCGGGTGTGGCTGCGCGGCGCCCGGCTGCGCGCCGCCGACGTCGTCATCGTGGTGCTCAACTGGCGCCAGCCGGAGGCGACCATCGCCTGCCTGGAGAGCCTCGCCGCCGCCGACCTCGACGGCGCCCGCACGCTGGTGGTGGACAACGGCTCGGCCGACGGCTCGGTCGAGCGCATCCGCGCCCGCTTCCCCGAGCAGTGGATCGTCGCCCTGCCGCGCAACGAGGGCTACGCCGGCGGCAACAACGCCGGCATCGCCGCGGCGCTCGCCGCCGGCGCGCAGGGCGTGTTGCTGCTCAACAACGACGCCCAGGTGGCGCCGGACTTCCTCACCTTCCTGCTCTGGGCGGTGAACGCGGACCGCGCCATCGCCGGCGTGTCGAGCGCCATCCTGCGCGCCGACCATCCCGAGATGCTCGACGTCGCCTGGCTCGAGCTCTACTGGGGGCACGGCATCGTGCGCCGCCTCGGCGTCAACGCGCTGCCCGGCGCCGGCTTCGCGCAGCGGCGCGAGGTCGATGCCGCGGTCGGCTGCTGCCTGCTGATGACCCGCGAGGCGCTGCAGGCGATCGGCCCGCTCGACGACGCCTACTTCGCCTATCACGAGGAGGTCGACTGGTGCCTGCGCGCCCGCCGCGCCGGCTACCGCCTGTGCTACGAGCCGCTGGCGCGCGTCTTCCACGGCGGCTCGAAGAGCACCGAGCGCTTCGATCAGCCGCGCCGCGTCCCGCGCCGGCGCAAGGCCGAGCTGAACCGACCGATGCCGCTGTCGTGGAATCCCGTGCGCACCTATCTCGGGGCGCGCAACACGGTGCGCTTCGTGCGCAAGAACGGCGGCTGGCGCGAGCGCCTCTACTTCGCGCTGTCGAGCGCCTACAACGTGCCGCTCGAGTACCTCGCCATGCTGATGCGCGAGGAGGAGGCGCTGAAGATCGGCGCCTTCGGCTTTCGCCGCGCCCTCGCCCTGCACTGCCTGGACGACGGCGACCGCCCGCCGCTCGCCGGCCTGGCGCGCGGGCTGCGCGCCGGCGCCCGGCTCCTGGCGTTGCCGGCCTGGCTCGGGCGCGAGGCCTGGCGCGCCCATCGCGAGGGCCGCGACGCGCAGGTCGTCGAGCTGGTGCGCGGCCTGCGCGACGGCGTGCTCGACCGCCCGCTGCCGCTGCGCCGCCTCGGCCTGCGCTGA